Proteins from one Choloepus didactylus isolate mChoDid1 chromosome 4, mChoDid1.pri, whole genome shotgun sequence genomic window:
- the LOC119530939 gene encoding UDP-GalNAc:beta-1,3-N-acetylgalactosaminyltransferase 2-like, protein MRNWLVLLCPCVLGAALHLWLRLRSPPPVRVSGAGPADQLALFPQWKSHHYDLVVGVLSARNNHELRNVIRSTWLKRLIQHPALNQRVLVKFIIGAHGCEVPVEDREDPYSCKLLNITNPVLNQEIEAFSLSEDASSGLSEDQVVSVSFRVLYPIVVTSLGVFYDANDVGFQRNITVKLYQAEQEEALFSEQYYPYSLWHSNSTTCNTPHSACQLQLQKTPAPHRGPWILRHLLGATNIP, encoded by the coding sequence ATGCGAAACTGGCTGGTGCTGCTGTGCCCGTGTGTGCTCGGGGCTGCGCTGCACCTCTGGCTGCGGCTGCGCTCCCCGCCGCCCGTCCGCGTCTCTGGGGCCGGCCCGGCAGATCAATTGGCCTTATTTCCTCAGTGGAAATCTCATCACTATGATTTGGTAGTTGGTGTGTTATCAGCTCGCAATAACCATGAACTTCGAAATGTGATAAGAAGCACCTGGTTAAAGCGTTTGATACAACATCCAGCATTAAATCAACGTGTGCTTGTGAAGTTCATAATAGGTGCTCATGGCTGTGAAGTGCCTGTGGAAGATAGGGAAGACCCTTATTCCTGCAAACTACTCAACATCACAAATCCAGTTTTGAATCAGGAAATCGAGGCATTCAGTCTTTCTGAAGACGCTTCATCAGGGCTCTCTGAGGACCAAGTTGTCAGTGTGAGCTTCCGAGTTCTCTATCCTATCGTTGTTACTAGTCTTGGAGTGTTCTATGATGCCAATGATGTGGGTTTCCAGAGGAACATCACAGTCAAGCTTTATCAGGCAGAACAGGAGGAGGCCCTCTTCAGTGaacaatattatccctattccctctggcactcgaatagcacaacttgtaatactccccattcagcatgtCAACtccaacttcaaaaaactccagcgccccacagagggccctggatCCTCCGACATCTTTTGGGCgcaaccaatatcccataa